The proteins below come from a single Zhouia spongiae genomic window:
- a CDS encoding BfmA/BtgA family mobilization protein — MDTFIGIRFKKETAKRFQEFSRTHFKTHTEAMEAILDFFFYNEISPKENLGPTGRTIEAKLLKRINAVIAIMRDVEKTQTKPTVAMLQSLFEMEEPEKKALILEKKYAEEKKKVRFREKRNNTNQL; from the coding sequence ATGGACACATTTATCGGCATAAGATTCAAGAAGGAAACAGCCAAACGTTTCCAAGAATTCTCACGTACACACTTCAAGACCCATACCGAGGCAATGGAAGCCATCCTCGATTTTTTCTTCTACAACGAGATTTCACCAAAGGAAAATTTAGGTCCAACAGGGCGCACCATTGAAGCAAAATTATTGAAGCGAATTAACGCGGTCATTGCCATAATGCGTGATGTCGAAAAGACCCAAACCAAACCCACGGTAGCAATGTTGCAATCCCTTTTTGAGATGGAAGAACCTGAAAAGAAAGCCTTGATTTTGGAAAAGAAATATGCCGAAGAGAAGAAGAAAGTACGCTTTCGCGAAAAGCGAAATAATACGAATCAACTTTAA
- a CDS encoding DUF6876 family protein, which yields MKTQVNEIKERLQYFTGTEMFYQIPLLRTRFTDGLKYLSEVAECFWLITDASVIAKSLMNRSEFITIDFKRMSEEKQDYTGYEAEIIYSDGNDNVLETHRYNATDFPLDELRLFFVNDTLMLPSEY from the coding sequence ATGAAGACACAAGTTAACGAAATCAAAGAGCGTTTACAATATTTTACGGGAACTGAAATGTTCTACCAAATACCGCTACTGCGAACCCGATTTACCGATGGGCTGAAATACCTGTCTGAAGTTGCCGAATGTTTTTGGCTCATAACGGATGCTTCGGTAATCGCTAAAAGTCTGATGAACCGAAGTGAATTTATCACAATTGACTTCAAAAGAATGTCAGAAGAAAAACAGGACTACACAGGCTACGAAGCTGAAATTATTTACAGCGATGGAAACGACAACGTTTTGGAAACCCACCGTTATAATGCGACCGATTTTCCATTGGATGAACTGCGGTTATTTTTTGTGAACGATACGTTGATGTTGCCAAGTGAGTACTAA
- a CDS encoding single-stranded DNA-binding protein: MSTLRNHVQLIGNVGQEPTIANLESGSKVARFSLATNEYYKNKKGEKEQNTEWHTVVAWGKTAEIVEKYVVKGKEVGVSGKLKSRSYEDKDGIKRYVTEIEANEILLLGTKNGNE, translated from the coding sequence ATGAGTACTTTAAGAAATCACGTACAATTGATTGGAAACGTTGGTCAAGAGCCAACCATTGCGAACCTTGAAAGCGGAAGCAAAGTAGCCCGTTTTTCACTTGCTACAAATGAATATTACAAGAATAAGAAAGGCGAGAAAGAGCAAAACACCGAATGGCATACCGTGGTTGCCTGGGGCAAGACTGCTGAAATTGTTGAAAAATATGTAGTCAAAGGAAAAGAGGTAGGCGTAAGCGGAAAACTGAAATCCCGAAGCTACGAGGACAAGGACGGTATCAAAAGATACGTAACCGAAATCGAAGCCAACGAAATCCTATTATTGGGTACAAAGAATGGCAACGAGTAG
- a CDS encoding DUF932 domain-containing protein, whose product MYLQNLQQDEIFVSNEMKSLKSLTQIESRRGLENAIISNGKIVNVVSKSYGHIPNQLFFKKAEEMLIDAGLNYHKRTINKNDRSFITDFIIDDKSQFTLKNDKDLILPMLRFKNSYDGSEKTSGHFGFYRMVCANGLHVSQAEIEFSIKHSKNNTDLIMPRLNNLCDKFLDNEFYTITRKFDKMKEFKIIDTKEFVKAILDRTKLFRYECSDKNSDPSKKSREVLEILNYESILLDEEPNLWLGYNAFNSVLHNVLKKSFGQQERLDKKLFDEVYAMA is encoded by the coding sequence ATGTATTTACAAAATTTGCAACAAGATGAGATTTTCGTTTCTAATGAAATGAAATCCTTGAAAAGTCTGACCCAGATAGAATCACGTCGTGGACTTGAAAACGCCATCATCTCGAATGGTAAAATCGTCAACGTGGTATCGAAAAGCTACGGACACATTCCAAACCAACTGTTCTTCAAGAAAGCAGAAGAAATGTTGATTGATGCTGGTCTCAACTATCACAAACGAACCATCAACAAAAATGACAGGTCATTCATCACCGATTTTATCATTGATGATAAAAGCCAATTCACTCTCAAGAATGACAAAGATTTGATATTGCCGATGCTTCGGTTCAAGAATTCGTATGATGGAAGCGAGAAGACCTCTGGCCACTTCGGATTTTATCGAATGGTTTGTGCAAATGGCCTTCACGTTTCACAAGCCGAAATCGAGTTTTCGATTAAGCACAGTAAGAATAACACAGACCTTATAATGCCAAGGTTGAATAATCTGTGTGATAAATTTCTGGACAACGAGTTCTACACTATCACAAGGAAATTCGACAAGATGAAGGAATTTAAAATCATCGACACCAAGGAATTTGTAAAAGCTATTCTCGACAGAACAAAACTGTTTCGATATGAATGTAGCGACAAGAACAGCGACCCATCAAAAAAGTCGCGAGAGGTTCTGGAAATCCTCAATTACGAATCCATTTTACTTGACGAAGAACCAAATCTCTGGTTAGGTTACAATGCTTTCAATTCGGTATTGCACAATGTCCTTAAAAAGAGCTTTGGCCAACAGGAACGACTTGATAAAAAGTTGTTCGATGAAGTCTATGCGATGGCTTAA